Proteins encoded by one window of Lycium barbarum isolate Lr01 chromosome 11, ASM1917538v2, whole genome shotgun sequence:
- the LOC132616684 gene encoding DEAD-box ATP-dependent RNA helicase 53, mitochondrial-like isoform X2 encodes MQGSDMIGRARTGTGKTLAFGIPIMDKIIRFNEKHGRGRNPLALVLAPTRELAKQVDKEFFESAPGLDTLCVYGGVPISRQMSSLDRGVDIVVGTPGRIIDLLKRGALNLAEIQFVVLDEADQMLNVGFAEDVETILESVPQKHQTMMFSATMPGWILKITNKFLKNPLHVDLVGDSDQKLADGISLFSIGCEMHQRPAILGTLITEHAKGGKCILFTQTKRDADRLSYVMQKTFKCEALHGDISQTQRERTLSGFRQGQFNVLVATDVAARGLDVPNVDLVVHYELPNSSEIFVHRSGRTGRAGKKGSAILIHSSSQHRDVKGIERDVGCRFIELPRIEVEAGATDMFSDMGRGGGRFGSYGGMGGGRFGDSGSGRSGGYGNSGGRFGGQGGFSGRTGGFGGSGSGRSGGGFGGPSSGRSGNYDDSNRQGGFGNFGGSDRSGGFGSSNRTGGFGNFGSSDRSSGFGGFGSGRSGGFGDSRSDNDNRSNRFDGFGDGKASGDQGSGRKFF; translated from the exons ATGCAAGGATCCGACATGATTGGTCGAGCTAGAACTGGAACTGGGAAGACACTAGCTTTTGGCATTCCCATCATGGATAAGATCATTCGCTTCAACGAGAAGCATGG ACGTGGAAGGAATCCCTTGGCTTTAGTCTTGGCGCCAACAAGAGAACTTGCGAAGCAAGTGGATAAAGAATTTTTTGAGTCTGCTCCTGGTCTGGATACACTGTGTGTTTATGGTGGTGTTCCCATTTCACGCCAAATGAGTTCCCTTGACAGGGGAGTAGATATTGTTGTGGGAACGCCAGGTCGGATTATTGATCTGCTGAAGAGGGGTGCTTTGAATTTGGCAGAAATCCAGTTTGTTGTTCTAGATGAAGCTGATCAAATGCTTAATGTGGGGTTTGCGGAGGATGTTGAGACCATTTTAGAAAGTGTTCCGCAGAAGCATCAGACAATGATGTTTTCAGCCACAATGCCCGGTTGGATATTGAAAATTACCAACAAGTTCCTGAAGAATCCACTTCACGTCGATCTT GTAGGAGATTCTGATCAGAAATTGGCTGATGGGATTTCCTTGTTTTCAATTGGTTGTGAGATGCATCAGAGACCAGCAATTCTTGGAACTCTGATAACT GAGCATGCAAAAGGAGGGAAGTGCATTCTTTTTACTCAAACTAAACGTGATGCTGATAGATTGTCGTATGTAATGCAAAAGACTTTCAAATGTGAAGCTTTGCATGGGGACATCTCACAAACCCAGAGGGAGCGAACTCTATCAGGTTTTCGCCAAGGTCAATTCAATGTGTTGGTGGCCACTGATGTTGCTGCTCGAGGACTTGATGTACCTAATGTTGATCTG GTGGTACATTATGAGCTCCCAAACTCATCAGAGATCTTTGTTCATCGATCCGGTCGAACTGGACGTGCTGGGAAGAAAGGCAGTGCAATTCTGATACATTCTTCAAGCCAACATAGGGATGTGAAAGGTATTGAACGCGATGTGGGATGCAGATTTATCGAG CTTCCAAGGATAGAAGTAGAGGCTGGAGCAACAGACATGTTCAGTGACATGGGCAGAGGTGGTGGCCGCTTTGGCTCTTATGGAGGCATGGGAGGTGGTCGGTTTGGTGATTCGGGTTCAGGTCGTTCTGGTGGCTATGGAAATTCTGGTGGCAGGTTTGGTGGGCAAGGCGGATTTTCTGGTCGAACAGGCGGATTTGGTGGATCTGGTTCTGGACGATCAGGAGGTGGCTTTGGTGGACCAAGCTCAGGCCGCTCAGGGAATTATGATGACTCCAATCGTCAGGGAGGATTCGGTAATTTTGGTGGTTCAGATCGCAGTGGTGGTTTTGGAAGCTCAAATAGGACTGGTGGCTTTGGAAACTTCGGGAGTTCAGATCGCTCATCTGGTTTTGGAGGATTTGGCTCAGGCCGCTCTGGTGGATTTGGTGATTCACGTTCTGACAATGATAATCGTTCAAACCGTTTTGATGGCTTTGGAGATGGCAAGGCTAGTGGTGACCAAGGTTCTGGGCGGAAATTTTTCTAG